A stretch of Sparus aurata unplaced genomic scaffold, fSpaAur1.1, whole genome shotgun sequence DNA encodes these proteins:
- the LOC115577588 gene encoding zinc finger and SCAN domain-containing protein 22-like, with product MIGELKVHLRTHTKVTITCTECGKGLSSKEALNRHMIIHAGERPYQCSECGLHFNRMSNLTAHMKIHTGVKLYVCGVCGKACARKTYLTVHMRTHSGERPYECTVCERAFTQSHCLKTHMKSHQEVEKAAEDGLKSS from the coding sequence ATGATAGGTGAGCTGAAGGTTCACCTGAGAACACACACCAAGGTGACGATCACCTGCACCGAGTGCGGCAAGGGCCTGTCATCTAAAGAAGCTCTGAACAGACACATGATCATCCACGCCGGGGAGAGGCCGTACCAGTGCTCAGAGTGCGGCCTGCACTTCAATCGCATGAGCAACCTCACCGCACACATGAAAATCCACACGGGCGTCAAATTGTATGTCTGCGGGGTTTGTGGGAAAGCTTGTGCTCGCAAGACGTATCTGACGGTCCACATGAGGACGCACAGCGGAGAGAGACCGTACGAGTGCACCGTCTGTGAGAGAGCCTTCACTCAGAGTCACTGTCTGAAGACACATATGAAGAGCCaccaggaggtggagaaggcAGCGGAGGACGGACTCAAGTCCAGCTGA